In Synechococcus sp. CB0101, a genomic segment contains:
- a CDS encoding NAD(P)H-quinone oxidoreductase subunit 4: protein MHLDVATLLAAAAGQGSSTAFPWLSASILFPIGAALCIPFVPDNGDGKQVRWFALGIALITFLITVGAYLNGYDPSNPDLQLVEKVSWLPDLGLEWSVGADGISMPLILLTSFITALAVLAAWPVSFKPKLFYFLLLAMDGGQIAVFAVQDMLLFFLAWELELIPVYLLLAIWGGKKRQYAATKFILYTAGSSLFILLAGLAMAFYGGDISFNYTDLMAKGFSVKFQLLAYAGLLIAFGVKLPIVPLHTWLPDAHGEATAPVHMLLAGILLKMGGYALLRFNCQILPDGHAVFAPLLVVLGVVNIIYAALTSFAQRNLKRKIAYSSISHMGFVLIGIGSFSALGSSGAMLQMISHGLIGASLFFLVGATYDRTHTLQLDEMGGVGQKMRKMFALWTVCSLASLALPGMSGFVSELMVFVGFATDDAYTLPFRVVIDGLAAIGVILTPIYLLSMLREIFYGQEKAELVGHTNLVDAEPREIYIIGCLLVPIIGIGLYPRLMTDSYKASMEVLVARDERAMKALNAPAGTGLIRQAPLRAPALAG, encoded by the coding sequence GTGCATCTGGATGTCGCCACGCTCCTGGCTGCTGCCGCAGGCCAGGGCAGCAGCACAGCCTTTCCCTGGTTAAGTGCCTCGATCCTGTTTCCGATCGGCGCGGCGCTGTGCATTCCGTTTGTGCCCGACAACGGCGATGGCAAGCAGGTGCGCTGGTTTGCGCTGGGGATCGCCCTGATCACCTTCCTGATCACGGTGGGGGCTTATCTCAACGGCTACGACCCCAGCAACCCGGATCTCCAGCTGGTGGAGAAGGTGAGCTGGCTACCGGATCTCGGTCTGGAGTGGTCGGTGGGAGCTGATGGCATCTCAATGCCGCTGATCCTGCTCACCAGCTTCATCACCGCCCTAGCCGTGCTGGCCGCCTGGCCGGTGAGCTTCAAGCCGAAGCTCTTCTATTTCCTGCTGCTGGCCATGGATGGCGGCCAGATCGCCGTGTTTGCGGTGCAGGACATGCTGCTGTTCTTCCTGGCCTGGGAGCTGGAACTGATCCCGGTGTATCTGCTGCTGGCGATCTGGGGCGGCAAAAAGCGGCAATATGCCGCCACCAAATTCATCCTCTACACCGCCGGAAGCTCCCTGTTCATCCTATTGGCGGGCCTGGCGATGGCCTTCTACGGCGGAGACATCAGCTTCAACTACACCGATCTGATGGCCAAGGGCTTCTCGGTGAAGTTCCAGCTGCTCGCCTACGCCGGCCTGCTGATCGCCTTCGGGGTGAAGCTGCCAATCGTGCCCCTGCACACCTGGCTGCCGGATGCCCACGGAGAAGCCACGGCCCCGGTGCACATGTTGCTAGCCGGCATCCTGCTGAAGATGGGCGGCTACGCCCTGCTGCGCTTCAACTGCCAGATCCTGCCGGATGGCCACGCCGTGTTTGCACCACTGCTGGTGGTGCTGGGGGTGGTGAACATCATTTACGCAGCCCTCACTTCGTTTGCGCAGCGGAACCTCAAACGAAAAATCGCCTACAGCTCGATCAGCCATATGGGCTTTGTACTGATCGGCATCGGCAGCTTCAGCGCCCTGGGCTCCAGCGGCGCGATGCTCCAGATGATCAGCCATGGCCTGATCGGCGCCTCGCTGTTCTTCCTGGTGGGTGCCACCTACGACCGCACCCACACCCTGCAGCTCGATGAGATGGGCGGGGTGGGCCAGAAGATGCGCAAGATGTTTGCCCTCTGGACCGTGTGCTCGCTCGCGTCCCTGGCGCTCCCGGGGATGAGCGGCTTCGTGAGCGAATTGATGGTGTTTGTGGGCTTCGCCACCGACGACGCCTACACCCTGCCCTTCCGGGTGGTGATCGACGGCCTGGCGGCGATCGGCGTGATCCTCACGCCCATTTACCTGCTCTCGATGCTGCGCGAAATCTTCTACGGGCAGGAGAAAGCCGAACTGGTGGGGCACACCAACCTGGTGGATGCCGAACCGCGTGAGATTTACATCATTGGCTGTCTGTTGGTGCCGATCATCGGCATCGGCCTCTATCCACGGCTGATGACCGACAGCTACAAGGCCTCCATGGAGGTGCTGGTGGCCAGGGATGAACGCGCGATGAAGGCCCTCAACGCCCCCGCCGGCACCGGCTTGATCCGTCAGGCCCCCCTGCGGGCGCCAGCACTAGCCGGATAA
- a CDS encoding lipopolysaccharide assembly protein LapA domain-containing protein, which produces MKQLNFLLIFSFGLAMVMFTLENTAPTTVQFLPGLSATLPLAALLLLVGGIGATAAWVFAVWTGVVKRVESQVNPGEVEAQQVRIRELEEDVQRYRAAVDAQLGLLPAAGESTAQSEAA; this is translated from the coding sequence ATGAAGCAGCTGAACTTCCTGCTGATCTTCAGCTTCGGCCTGGCCATGGTGATGTTCACGCTGGAGAACACCGCCCCCACCACGGTGCAATTCCTACCTGGGCTCAGCGCCACCCTCCCGCTCGCGGCCCTGTTGCTGCTGGTGGGCGGCATCGGTGCAACGGCCGCTTGGGTGTTCGCCGTGTGGACCGGTGTGGTGAAGCGGGTGGAGAGCCAGGTCAACCCCGGTGAGGTGGAAGCCCAACAGGTGCGCATCCGCGAACTGGAGGAAGACGTGCAGCGCTACCGCGCAGCGGTCGATGCCCAACTGGGCCTGCTGCCGGCCGCCGGCGAGAGCACCGCCCAAAGCGAAGCGGCCTGA
- a CDS encoding segregation/condensation protein A has protein sequence MATDGARLAIRLLQDAAERGDLDPWDVDVIAVVDGFLDQLRQRIEVPRLVAAMGRGGSYEQDLAETSEAFLAASMLVSLKAEVLEAQTFPPEPLLDDDFSFDFDAEGQGWLLSPGVELPRRPERHLLRRPVAPPPLQRPVTLGELIRQLEDIAERLEQEEGQRIKRQRSKRYSDRAVIEQVAALAHREKLPETTAALSQFLLQWPQSLEWTCFEGLVEAWAAVAPEDLDSDRVGVFWALLFLCSQGKVELEQQGGLFGPLQLKRLLDERESVQLPLPAELGSARGPAREPLAA, from the coding sequence GTGGCCACAGATGGCGCCAGGCTGGCGATCCGCCTGTTGCAAGACGCCGCCGAACGGGGCGACCTGGATCCCTGGGATGTGGATGTGATTGCCGTCGTGGACGGCTTTCTGGATCAGTTACGCCAGCGCATTGAAGTTCCGCGGCTGGTGGCCGCCATGGGGCGCGGCGGCAGTTACGAACAGGACCTGGCCGAAACCAGTGAGGCCTTCCTCGCTGCCTCGATGCTCGTGAGCCTGAAGGCCGAGGTGCTGGAAGCGCAAACCTTTCCGCCCGAGCCGCTGCTGGACGACGACTTCAGCTTCGACTTCGACGCCGAGGGCCAGGGCTGGCTGCTCAGCCCGGGTGTGGAGCTCCCCAGGCGACCGGAGCGGCATCTGCTGCGCCGGCCCGTGGCTCCCCCGCCGCTGCAGCGGCCGGTGACCCTCGGTGAACTGATCCGCCAGCTCGAAGACATCGCCGAGCGGCTGGAGCAGGAAGAGGGGCAACGGATCAAACGCCAGCGCAGCAAGCGTTACAGCGACCGGGCGGTGATCGAGCAGGTGGCGGCCCTGGCTCACCGCGAAAAGCTGCCGGAAACCACCGCGGCCCTGAGCCAGTTCCTCTTGCAGTGGCCGCAATCCTTGGAGTGGACCTGCTTTGAGGGACTCGTGGAGGCCTGGGCAGCCGTGGCACCGGAGGATCTCGACAGCGACCGGGTGGGCGTGTTCTGGGCGCTGCTCTTCCTCTGCTCCCAAGGGAAGGTGGAGTTGGAGCAGCAAGGAGGTCTGTTTGGCCCACTGCAGCTCAAACGGCTGCTGGACGAACGTGAGAGCGTGCAATTGCCACTGCCCGCGGAGTTGGGGTCAGCTCGGGGGCCGGCTCGAGAGCCACTGGCCGCCTAG
- a CDS encoding NDP-sugar synthase, translating into MKAMILAAGKGTRVRPITHIVPKPMIPILQKPVMEFLLELLREHGFTEIMVNVSHLAEEIENYFRDGQRFGVEIAYSFEGRIEDGELIGDALGSAGGLKKIQTFQRFFDDTFVVLCGDALIDLDLSEAVRRHKAKGAMASLITKRVPRDQVSSYGVVVTDDDGRVLSFQEKPSVDEAASDMINTGIYIFEPEVLDYVPDGVPFDIGSDLFPRLVADDAAFYALPMEFEWVDIGKVPDYWQAIRSVLQGQVRQVQIPGKEVRPGVYAGLNVAANWDKIKVEGPIYVGGMSRIEDGATMIGPAMIGPSCHICEGATIDNSIIFDYSRIGPGVRLVEKLVFGRYCVDRNGDHFDLQEAALDWLITDVRRQDHVSPSPQQKAMAELLGTDLAISNAS; encoded by the coding sequence ATGAAGGCGATGATACTGGCGGCCGGTAAGGGGACCCGGGTGCGACCGATCACCCACATCGTCCCCAAGCCGATGATTCCGATCCTGCAGAAACCCGTGATGGAGTTTCTGCTCGAGCTGCTGCGGGAACACGGCTTCACCGAAATCATGGTGAACGTCTCCCACCTGGCCGAGGAGATCGAGAACTATTTCCGCGATGGCCAGCGCTTCGGCGTGGAGATCGCCTACAGCTTCGAGGGCCGGATCGAAGACGGCGAACTGATCGGCGATGCCCTGGGCTCAGCCGGCGGCCTGAAGAAGATCCAGACCTTCCAGCGCTTCTTCGACGACACCTTTGTGGTGCTCTGCGGCGATGCCCTGATCGACCTGGACCTCAGCGAGGCCGTGCGCCGACACAAGGCCAAAGGAGCCATGGCCAGCCTGATCACCAAGCGGGTGCCGCGCGATCAGGTGAGCAGCTACGGCGTGGTGGTGACCGACGACGACGGCCGGGTGCTCTCCTTCCAGGAGAAGCCGTCGGTGGACGAAGCCGCCAGCGACATGATCAACACCGGCATCTACATCTTCGAGCCCGAAGTGCTCGACTACGTGCCGGATGGTGTGCCGTTTGACATCGGCTCCGATCTGTTCCCCAGGCTGGTGGCTGATGACGCCGCCTTCTACGCCCTGCCGATGGAATTCGAGTGGGTCGACATCGGCAAAGTGCCCGACTACTGGCAGGCGATTCGCAGTGTGCTGCAGGGTCAGGTGCGGCAAGTGCAGATCCCAGGCAAGGAAGTGCGTCCCGGCGTCTACGCCGGCCTGAACGTTGCGGCCAACTGGGACAAGATCAAGGTGGAAGGCCCGATCTATGTGGGTGGCATGAGCCGCATTGAAGACGGCGCCACGATGATTGGCCCGGCGATGATTGGCCCGAGTTGCCACATCTGCGAAGGCGCCACGATCGACAACTCGATCATTTTTGATTACTCCCGCATCGGCCCGGGTGTGCGGCTGGTGGAGAAGCTGGTATTCGGCCGCTACTGCGTCGACCGCAACGGCGATCACTTCGACCTGCAGGAGGCCGCCCTCGACTGGCTGATCACGGATGTGCGCCGCCAGGACCACGTCAGCCCCTCACCGCAGCAGAAGGCCATGGCCGAACTGCTGGGGACAGACCTGGCGATCAGCAACGCGAGCTGA
- a CDS encoding methylenetetrahydrofolate reductase, which yields MMAWHWIQGVLGLQQALEVGSLAITAEVMPPRGGDASSTLAHARALKGRVHAVNVTDGSRAVMRMSSLAVCRLLLDQGIEPVWQVACRDRNRIALQADLLGAHALGIRNVLCLTGDPVRAGDQPGARPVNELESVRLLQQLQALNQGLDPVQGALADGPTALFAGAAADPQSPSWSGLKSRIARKHAAGARFLQTQMVMDGESLKRFVGEITGPLGLPVLAGVFLLKSAKNAAFINRVVPGANIPQSIIDRLAAASNPADEGISIAAEQVAAYAGIAQGVHLMAVKAEERIPLILERAGLSSRC from the coding sequence ATGATGGCCTGGCATTGGATCCAGGGCGTTTTGGGGCTGCAGCAGGCACTGGAGGTGGGATCCCTCGCCATCACGGCGGAGGTGATGCCGCCCCGCGGTGGTGACGCCAGCAGCACCCTGGCCCATGCCCGGGCCCTCAAGGGGCGTGTGCATGCAGTGAATGTGACGGATGGCAGCCGTGCGGTGATGCGTATGAGCAGCCTGGCGGTGTGCCGCCTGCTGCTGGATCAGGGCATTGAGCCGGTGTGGCAGGTCGCCTGCCGGGATCGCAACCGCATTGCCTTGCAGGCGGATTTGCTGGGGGCCCATGCCCTCGGTATCCGCAACGTGCTCTGCCTCACCGGAGATCCGGTGCGGGCCGGGGATCAGCCCGGCGCACGGCCCGTGAATGAATTGGAATCGGTGCGGTTGCTGCAGCAACTGCAGGCCCTCAACCAGGGCCTCGATCCAGTGCAGGGCGCCTTGGCCGATGGCCCCACCGCCCTGTTTGCCGGCGCCGCGGCTGATCCCCAGAGCCCCAGCTGGAGTGGTCTCAAGAGCCGCATCGCCCGCAAACACGCGGCCGGTGCCCGCTTCCTGCAAACCCAGATGGTGATGGATGGCGAGAGCCTGAAGCGCTTCGTGGGAGAGATCACCGGGCCCCTGGGCCTGCCGGTGCTGGCGGGGGTGTTTCTGCTGAAGTCGGCGAAGAACGCGGCTTTCATCAACCGGGTGGTGCCCGGCGCCAACATTCCTCAATCGATCATTGATCGCCTCGCCGCCGCCTCCAATCCAGCGGATGAGGGCATCAGCATTGCCGCCGAGCAGGTGGCTGCCTATGCCGGCATCGCCCAGGGGGTGCATCTGATGGCCGTGAAGGCCGAAGAGCGCATCCCGCTGATCTTGGAGCGTGCGGGTCTCAGCTCGCGTTGCTGA
- a CDS encoding response regulator transcription factor — protein MDLSERELEIIDLVAQGLTNQEIGERLMISKRTVDNHVSNVFTKTGAKNRVALLNWAMDHGKICRDGFNCCNLPQDDAD, from the coding sequence ATGGATCTCTCGGAGCGCGAACTGGAGATCATCGATCTGGTGGCCCAGGGGCTGACCAACCAGGAGATCGGCGAACGGCTGATGATCAGCAAGCGCACCGTGGATAACCACGTGAGCAATGTGTTCACCAAAACCGGTGCGAAAAACCGCGTGGCCCTGCTGAATTGGGCGATGGATCACGGCAAGATCTGCCGCGATGGCTTCAATTGCTGCAACCTGCCTCAGGACGACGCTGACTGA
- a CDS encoding CYTH domain-containing protein, whose product MALEIERRFLVAGEQWREHVQWSRHLMQGYLAGSADGLTLRVRSDGQGAAWLTLKVPAAGIARYEFEYGIPAPDAEALLELSEARVLKERFGLDLPGGEWVLDVFSAENIPLVIAEVELSSEEAAVTIPPWCCCEITGIGAFSNAALARRPFQHWDQAEQEPWLLNINLQQA is encoded by the coding sequence ATGGCCCTGGAGATTGAGCGGCGCTTTCTGGTGGCCGGCGAGCAGTGGCGGGAGCATGTGCAGTGGAGCCGCCATCTGATGCAGGGCTATCTCGCCGGTTCCGCCGACGGCCTCACCCTGCGGGTGCGCAGCGATGGCCAGGGGGCGGCCTGGCTCACCCTGAAAGTTCCCGCTGCGGGCATCGCCCGCTATGAATTCGAATACGGCATTCCCGCTCCCGATGCGGAGGCCCTGCTGGAGCTCAGTGAGGCACGGGTGCTGAAGGAGCGCTTTGGCCTCGATCTCCCCGGCGGGGAGTGGGTGCTGGATGTGTTCAGCGCGGAGAACATCCCGCTGGTGATCGCGGAGGTGGAGCTCAGCAGCGAAGAGGCGGCGGTGACCATCCCGCCTTGGTGCTGCTGTGAGATCACCGGAATCGGTGCGTTCAGCAATGCCGCCTTGGCCCGACGCCCTTTTCAGCACTGGGATCAAGCCGAACAGGAGCCGTGGCTCTTGAACATCAACCTGCAGCAGGCTTAG
- a CDS encoding NAD(+) kinase: MRLDTVWLIHRAASQAALRQARRSAETLREQGVKVAVAMSGATANPFPGLLADEGGPPDLAVVLGGDGTVLGAARHLAPLGIPILCFNVGGHFGFLTHERKLLSQGLGPDGERDLWDRLRDDRFALERRMMLEARTDRSDAVYGALNDFYFRPGLDEVSPTCVLELEIDGEVVDQYRGDGLIISTATGSTGYSMAAGGPILHPGVEAIVVNPICPMSLSSRPVVVPPRAQLAVWPLGEASRRVRLWNDGAHATVLEPGDRCDVRRSPHHALMVLLEQNPSYYRTLSRKLHWAGSLTAAEPSPN; encoded by the coding sequence ATGCGCCTTGACACCGTCTGGTTGATTCACCGGGCCGCCAGTCAGGCGGCTCTGCGGCAAGCTCGGCGCAGCGCTGAAACCCTGCGCGAGCAGGGGGTGAAGGTGGCGGTGGCGATGAGTGGGGCCACGGCCAATCCGTTCCCGGGCCTCTTGGCCGATGAGGGAGGTCCGCCGGATCTGGCGGTGGTGCTCGGCGGCGACGGCACGGTGCTGGGGGCGGCGCGCCACCTGGCGCCTCTGGGCATTCCGATCCTCTGCTTCAACGTGGGCGGGCACTTCGGCTTTCTCACCCACGAGCGCAAGCTCCTCAGCCAGGGGCTGGGCCCCGATGGGGAGCGTGATCTGTGGGATCGCCTGCGCGACGATCGCTTTGCCCTTGAGCGGCGGATGATGCTGGAGGCCCGCACCGACCGCAGCGATGCGGTGTATGGCGCCCTCAACGATTTCTATTTCCGGCCGGGCCTCGATGAGGTGTCGCCCACCTGTGTGTTGGAGCTCGAGATCGATGGTGAGGTGGTGGATCAATACCGCGGCGATGGCCTGATCATCTCCACGGCCACGGGGTCTACGGGCTATTCGATGGCGGCCGGCGGCCCGATCCTGCATCCCGGGGTAGAGGCGATTGTGGTGAACCCGATCTGCCCGATGAGCCTGTCCAGCCGGCCGGTGGTGGTCCCGCCGCGGGCGCAGCTGGCGGTATGGCCCCTGGGGGAGGCGAGCCGTCGTGTGCGCCTTTGGAACGATGGCGCCCATGCCACGGTGCTCGAGCCCGGTGATCGCTGCGATGTGCGTCGCTCGCCCCACCATGCGCTGATGGTGCTGCTGGAGCAGAACCCCTCTTACTACCGCACCTTGAGCCGCAAACTCCATTGGGCCGGCAGCCTCACCGCTGCCGAACCCTCCCCCAACTGA
- the nuoK gene encoding NADH-quinone oxidoreductase subunit NuoK has translation MNLELPTTVPLQAYLALAAILFCTGVWGLINSRNAVRVLMSIELMLNAVNINLMAFSSYLDGQLIRGQVFTIFVITVAAAEAAVGLAILLSLYRNRETVDMERFNLLRW, from the coding sequence ATGAACCTCGAGCTGCCCACCACCGTGCCCCTGCAGGCCTATCTGGCCCTGGCGGCCATCCTCTTCTGCACCGGCGTTTGGGGTCTGATCAACAGCCGCAACGCCGTGCGTGTGTTGATGAGCATTGAGCTGATGCTCAACGCCGTGAATATCAACCTGATGGCGTTCTCCAGCTACCTCGATGGTCAGCTGATCCGCGGCCAGGTGTTCACCATTTTTGTGATCACCGTGGCCGCTGCTGAAGCTGCGGTTGGCCTGGCGATCCTGCTGTCGCTCTACCGCAACCGTGAGACGGTCGACATGGAGCGTTTCAACCTGCTGCGTTGGTAG
- a CDS encoding NADH-quinone oxidoreductase subunit J, translating to MTIASSTQLICFTVLSAVVAIGALGVVLLPNIVYSAFLLGGVFLSVAGLYLLLNASFVAAAQVLVYVGAVNVLILFAIMLVNKKEDLAAIPGLAVRRLLSGAVCAGLFALLLRVAFTTPWATPGPEPVGEEATIRIGEHLFSDYLLPFELASVLLLMAMIGAIVLARRDVLSADISTGEPADQGLIEKSRTPLLLEKTN from the coding sequence ATGACCATCGCCTCCTCCACTCAGCTGATCTGCTTTACGGTGCTCTCGGCTGTGGTGGCCATCGGCGCCCTAGGCGTGGTGCTGCTGCCCAACATTGTGTATTCGGCCTTCCTGCTGGGCGGCGTGTTCCTGTCGGTGGCAGGCCTCTACCTGTTGCTCAACGCCAGCTTTGTGGCGGCCGCTCAGGTGCTCGTGTACGTGGGCGCTGTGAACGTGCTGATCCTGTTCGCGATCATGCTCGTGAACAAGAAGGAAGACCTGGCGGCGATCCCCGGTTTGGCCGTGCGCCGGCTTCTGTCCGGTGCCGTGTGCGCGGGCTTGTTCGCGCTGCTGCTGCGGGTGGCTTTCACCACTCCCTGGGCAACCCCTGGTCCGGAGCCCGTTGGTGAAGAAGCCACGATCCGCATCGGTGAGCACCTGTTCAGCGACTACCTGCTGCCGTTCGAGCTGGCCTCGGTGCTGCTGCTGATGGCGATGATCGGTGCCATCGTGCTGGCTCGCCGTGATGTGCTCAGCGCCGACATCAGCACCGGTGAGCCCGCCGATCAGGGTCTGATTGAGAAGTCCCGCACCCCTCTGCTGCTGGAGAAAACCAACTGA
- the ndhI gene encoding NAD(P)H-quinone oxidoreductase subunit I, producing the protein MFGFLKKVGDYTRDAVGAANYLTQGLSVTFDHLRRRPITVQYPYEKLIPSERYRGRIHYEFDKCIACEVCVRVCPINLPVVDWVMNKATKKKELRNYSIDFGVCIFCGNCVEYCPTNCLSMTEEYELAAFDRHSLNYDNVALGRLPTSVTSDPAVIPLRELAYLPKGEMDPHGVDPSRPRSGQLPSQVQTAPAASSEENA; encoded by the coding sequence ATGTTCGGGTTTCTCAAGAAAGTCGGTGACTACACCCGCGATGCGGTGGGTGCGGCCAACTACCTGACCCAGGGCCTGTCGGTCACGTTCGACCATCTGCGCCGGCGGCCGATCACGGTGCAGTACCCCTACGAGAAGCTGATCCCTTCAGAGCGCTACAGGGGCCGGATCCACTACGAATTCGACAAGTGCATCGCCTGTGAGGTGTGTGTGCGTGTCTGCCCGATCAACCTGCCGGTGGTGGATTGGGTGATGAACAAAGCCACCAAGAAGAAGGAGCTGCGCAACTACTCGATCGATTTCGGGGTTTGCATCTTCTGCGGCAATTGCGTGGAGTACTGCCCCACCAACTGCCTCTCGATGACCGAGGAGTACGAGCTGGCCGCCTTCGATCGCCACAGTCTCAACTACGACAACGTCGCCCTGGGTCGTCTGCCCACCAGCGTGACCAGTGATCCGGCGGTGATCCCCCTGCGGGAGCTGGCCTATCTGCCCAAGGGTGAGATGGATCCCCATGGTGTGGATCCCAGCCGCCCCCGCTCCGGTCAGCTGCCCTCTCAGGTGCAGACTGCCCCTGCCGCTTCGAGTGAGGAGAACGCCTGA
- the nuoH gene encoding NADH-quinone oxidoreductase subunit NuoH, translated as MSAGLDLEASFTDLLQGLGLSPGAAHLLWLPLPMLLVLVAAVVGVLVNVWLERKISAAVQQRIGPEYAGALGILQPLADGLKLLFKEDIIPARADGLLFTLGPVLVLVPVILSWLVVPFGQNLLISNVGVGIFLWISLSSIQPIGLLMAGYASNNKYSLLGGLRAAAQSISYEIPLALAVLAVVMMSNSLSTVDIVDQQTGAGILSWNIWRQPVGFAIFWICALAECERLPFDLPEAEEELVAGYQTEYSGMKFALFYLGSYINLVLSALLVSVLYLGGWGFPLPVEWIVNLTGQPIDAPLVQVITATTGIVMTVLKAYLLVFFAILLRWTVPRVRIDQLLDLGWKFLLPIALVNLLVTAGLKLAFPAFFGG; from the coding sequence GTGAGCGCCGGCCTCGACCTGGAGGCCAGCTTCACCGACCTGTTGCAGGGTCTGGGCTTATCGCCGGGAGCAGCCCACCTGCTCTGGCTGCCCCTGCCGATGCTGCTGGTGCTGGTGGCGGCCGTGGTGGGCGTGCTCGTGAATGTGTGGCTGGAGCGCAAGATCTCCGCTGCTGTGCAGCAGCGCATCGGCCCTGAATACGCCGGTGCCCTGGGCATCCTTCAGCCCCTGGCTGACGGCCTGAAATTGCTGTTCAAGGAAGACATCATTCCGGCCCGGGCCGACGGCCTGCTGTTCACCCTGGGCCCGGTGCTGGTGCTGGTGCCGGTGATCCTGAGCTGGCTGGTGGTTCCATTTGGCCAGAACCTGCTGATCAGCAATGTGGGCGTGGGGATCTTCCTCTGGATTTCCCTCAGCAGCATTCAGCCGATCGGCCTGCTGATGGCGGGTTATGCCTCCAACAACAAGTATTCGCTGCTGGGTGGCCTGCGGGCCGCTGCGCAGTCGATCTCCTATGAGATCCCCCTGGCACTGGCGGTGCTGGCGGTCGTGATGATGAGCAACTCGCTCAGCACCGTCGACATCGTCGATCAGCAGACCGGTGCCGGCATCCTCAGCTGGAACATCTGGCGCCAGCCCGTGGGCTTCGCCATCTTCTGGATCTGCGCTCTGGCGGAGTGCGAACGCCTGCCGTTCGACCTCCCCGAGGCTGAAGAGGAGTTGGTCGCGGGCTACCAGACCGAGTACTCCGGCATGAAGTTCGCCCTCTTCTATCTGGGCAGCTACATCAACCTGGTGCTCTCGGCGCTGCTGGTGTCGGTGCTCTACCTGGGTGGCTGGGGCTTCCCCCTGCCGGTGGAGTGGATCGTGAACCTCACCGGTCAGCCGATTGATGCGCCGCTGGTGCAGGTGATCACGGCCACCACCGGCATTGTGATGACCGTGCTGAAGGCCTACCTGCTGGTGTTCTTCGCGATCCTGCTGCGCTGGACCGTGCCTCGGGTGCGCATCGATCAGCTGCTTGATCTGGGCTGGAAGTTCCTGCTGCCGATCGCCCTGGTGAACCTGCTGGTCACCGCGGGCCTCAAGCTGGCGTTCCCCGCCTTCTTCGGCGGCTGA
- a CDS encoding citrate synthase: protein MVSTAPAEAGLKPATPEYRPGLEGVPATQSSVCDIDGQRGRLTYRGYSVEELAQHSTFLETTYLLIWGELPTASQLREFEHEVQMHRRVSFRIRDMMKCFPSQGHPMDALQSSAASLGLFYSRRALDNPEYIVSAVVRLIAKIPTMVAAFQLIRKGQDPIQPRDDLPYAANFLYMLTEREPDPLAARIFDACLILHAEHSLNASTFSARVTASTLTDPYAVVASAVGTLAGPLHGGANEDVLEMLDSIGSADQVAPWLDQAIAEKRKIMGFGHREYKVKDPRAVILQKLAEQLFDQFGHDPLYDLARKLEEVAAERLGPKGIYPNVDFYSGLVYRKLGIPVDLFTPIFAIARTAGWLAHWKEQLGANRIYRPTQIYTGSAGRAWAPLEAR, encoded by the coding sequence ATGGTGAGTACAGCACCTGCAGAGGCAGGGTTGAAGCCAGCCACCCCTGAGTACCGCCCCGGCCTTGAGGGCGTGCCGGCCACCCAATCGTCGGTGTGCGACATCGATGGCCAGCGGGGGCGGCTTACCTACCGCGGCTACAGCGTGGAGGAGCTGGCGCAGCACAGCACCTTCCTGGAAACCACCTACCTACTGATCTGGGGGGAACTGCCCACCGCGTCACAGCTGCGGGAGTTTGAGCACGAGGTGCAGATGCACCGGCGGGTGAGCTTCCGCATCCGCGACATGATGAAGTGCTTCCCCTCCCAGGGGCACCCGATGGACGCGCTGCAGAGCAGTGCAGCCTCCCTCGGGCTCTTCTATTCGCGGCGAGCCCTCGACAACCCCGAGTACATCGTCTCGGCGGTGGTGCGGCTGATCGCCAAGATCCCCACGATGGTGGCGGCCTTTCAGCTGATTCGCAAAGGCCAGGATCCGATCCAGCCCCGCGACGACCTGCCCTACGCGGCCAACTTCCTCTACATGCTCACCGAGCGGGAGCCCGACCCGCTGGCGGCGCGGATCTTTGATGCCTGCCTGATCCTGCATGCCGAGCACAGCCTCAACGCCAGCACCTTCAGTGCGCGGGTGACCGCCAGCACCCTCACCGATCCCTATGCGGTGGTGGCCTCAGCGGTGGGCACCCTGGCCGGTCCGCTCCATGGCGGCGCCAATGAGGATGTGCTCGAGATGCTCGACAGCATTGGCAGCGCCGATCAGGTGGCGCCCTGGCTCGATCAGGCGATTGCGGAGAAGCGAAAGATCATGGGCTTCGGCCACCGGGAATACAAGGTGAAGGATCCCCGGGCCGTGATCCTGCAGAAGCTGGCGGAGCAACTGTTTGATCAGTTCGGCCACGACCCCCTCTACGACCTGGCTCGCAAGCTCGAGGAGGTGGCTGCGGAGCGCCTCGGCCCCAAGGGCATCTATCCCAACGTGGATTTCTATTCCGGCCTGGTGTATCGGAAGCTCGGGATCCCGGTGGATCTGTTCACGCCGATCTTTGCCATCGCTCGCACCGCCGGCTGGCTGGCCCACTGGAAGGAGCAGCTCGGTGCTAACCGCATCTACCGCCCCACGCAGATCTACACCGGTTCGGCCGGGCGTGCCTGGGCACCGCTGGAAGCCCGCTGA